A single window of Rhipicephalus microplus isolate Deutch F79 chromosome 5, USDA_Rmic, whole genome shotgun sequence DNA harbors:
- the LOC142817842 gene encoding uncharacterized protein LOC142817842 isoform X2: MAHQLPEFEDAKDKWQAYLVKVEAYFEANDVKDDAKKRALLVAALGTKTIEILNGKVAPKKPNALTYAEVVQTLNSYYDPVPNEISESFKFFHRCQQEGESVHAFIVAIRQMAQNCNFSTMLDRMIRDRIVCGVRSKNLQKQLLAKKDLNLQEAEALALAAESAERDSQGITSDKEQASLLKLSAQYESRAKTAGVQQCNCCGKQGHRTNACRLIQRRCFKCTRRGHLARMCAVNDKTSRMLAVTAQATETEDSDNSASQIWSLTTKRSLIPPIRKEFAWNGIQVTMDIDTGSPVCVIPKSIYETYCHQWPQLQKSELQLSCYLGRLPLLGAITMPVSYEGTTVQCTLTVLDCEGPSLCGRDLLKKLTDECIQVLNVYPQPSRSSQAQEVIPKLLQKNADLFTEGTGLMKGPPARLHIKTGSTPKFFKEPEAETENLTEMVLLIDQLDEPAVSHKELQALTEADAVLQEVCRYVTEGWPSVAGDSREMVEYWKRRHELSVEKGMLFWGHRVVIPRTAREKLLKLLHESHQGASTMKTRARVSFWWPGLDQDIQRAASDCKNCVQALPMPPERNRVSWPISRERWSRLHADYAGPISNKMLLVIVDAHSNWIEAIPVSRATANATVDSMRTLFSRFGLPRTIVTDNGTPFTGAEFAQFVQKNGIEHIRTPPYHPQSNGLAERAVRTLKDGLKRMPGVELSTALSRILCNYRNSPQASGVSPSELLLGYRLRTRLDICFSPRNHELPKNPGAESASWYFAPGDAVYVRNYGVGDKWTPGKVKSTSGARLVTVATEDGVVRRHVDQVRKRSSDTGASRETATPEEPPPEGQHRTTQDAPKCEADDLSESPVPELRRSTRIRKPVERYGS; this comes from the exons ATGGCACACCAGCTACCGGAATTCGAAGACGCAAAAGATAAGTGGCAGGCGTACTTGGTAAAGGTGGAGGCTTACTTTGAAGCTAATGATGTGAAGGACGATGCTAAGAAGAGGGCCCTGCTGGTAGCCGCGCTTGGAACAAAGACAATTGAAATCTTGAACGGGAAAGTAGCGCCGAAGAAACCTAATGCTCTGACCTACGCGGAAGTTGTGCAGACGTTAAACAGCTACTACGACCCAGTGCCGAATGAAATTTCAGAAAGTTTCAAATTCTTCCATCGCTGCCAGCAAGAAGGGGAGTCTGTGCATGCATTTATTGTGGCAATTCGACAGATGGCCCAGAATTGCAACTTTTCGACGATGCTGGACAGAATGATAAGGGACCGTATTGTGTGTGGAGTCAGGTCCAAGAATTTGCAAAAGCAGCTGCTAGCAAAGAAAGACCTTAATCTTCAAGAAGCCGAGGCCCTGGCCCTGGCCGCAGAAAGCGCCGAACGCGATTCGCAAGGTATTACTTCGGACAAAGAGCAAGCGAGTTTGCTCAAGTTGAGTGCTCAATATGAGTCGCGCGCGAAGACGGCGGGCGTACAACAATGCAATTGTTGTGGAAAGCAGGGTCACAGAACCAATGCTTGTCGCCTAATCCAGCGCAGATGCTTCAAATGTACACGGCGAGGGCATTTAGCCAGAATGTGCGCGGTGAACGACAAAACAAGCAGAATGCTAGCAGTGACAGCACAGGCGACAGAAACGGAAGACAGTGATAACAGTGCGTCGCAGATTTGGTCGTTGACCACTAAGCGCTCGCTCATACCCCCTATAAGAAAGGAATTCGCGTGGAACGGCATTCAAGTAACGATGGACATCGATACGGGCTCGCCTGTTTGCGTCATTCCTAAGAGCATCTACGAGACGTACTGTCATCAGTGGCCGCAGCTACAGAAGTCAGAACTACAGCTTTCATGCTATCTGGGCAGACTTCCGCTTCTCGGCGCAATAACAATGCCGGTTTCCTACGAAGGTACAACAGTGCAATGTACCTTGACTGTTTTAGACTGCGAGGGGCCCAGTCTTTGCGGTCGGGATCTGCTGAAAAAATTAACCGACGAATGTATCCAGGTTCTCAACGTGTATCCGCAGCCTTCAAGGTCAAGCCAAGCCCAGGAGGTCATTCCGAAGCTGCTCCAGAAAAACGCTGACCTTTTCACTGAGGGCACTGGTCTCATGAAAGGTCCGCCGGCCCGACTGCATATCAAGACCGGATCAACCCCCAAGTTTTTCAAG GAGCCGGAAGCAGAAACGGAAAACCTCACGGAAATGGTGCTTCTCATTGACCAGCTGGACGAGCCCGCGGTTTCGCACAAAGAACTTCAAGCACTCACAGAAGCGGACGCCGTTTTACAAGAAGTATGTAGGTACGTGACTGAAGGATGGCCTTCCGTCGCGGGTGACAGCAGAGAAATGGTCGAATACTGGAAAAGGCGACATGAGTTGTCTGTCGAGAAGGGCATGTTATTCTGGGGCCATCGGGTAGTGATACCAAGAACGGCGCGTGAGAAGCTATTGAAATTGTTGCACGAATCGCATCAGGGAGCGTCCACCATGAAGACAAGGGCAAGGGTTAGCTTTTGGTGGCCCGGTCTGGATCAAGACATCCAGAGGGCCGCTTCAGACTGCAAAAATTGTGTGCAAGCTTTGCCTATGCCCCCGGAACGGAACCGCGTCAGTTGGCCAATTTCGCGTGAGAGGTGGTCGCGGTTGCACGCAGATTACGCAGGACCTATTTCCAACAAAATGCTGTTGGTAATCGTGGATGCACACAGCAATTGGATAGAAGCCATTCCAGTATCGCGAGCAACCGCTAATGCAACGGTGGATTCTATGCGAACCTTGTTCAGCCGTTTTGGATTACCGCGCACCATAGTTACCGACAACGGTACGCCTTTTACAGGGGCAGAATTTGCTCAATTTGTGCAGAAAAATGGAATCGAGCACATTCGTACCCCTCCTTACCACCCTCAAAGCAATGGGCTCGCAGAACGCGCCGTGCGAACCCTTAAGGATGGGTTGAAGAGAATGCCCGGAGTAGAACTGTCAACGGCTCTGTCAAGAATTCTTTGTAACTATAGGAATTCGCCACAAGCTTCAGGGGTTTCGCCGTCTGAGCTACTTTTGGGTTACCGTTTGCGTACTAGACTGGATATTTGCTTTTCTCCCAGGAACCACGAATTGCCGAAGAATCCAGGTGCTGAGTCTGCGAGTTGGTACTTCGCTCCTGGAGATGCCGTCTATGTGCGCAACTACGGTGTTGGGGACAAGTGGACGCCAGGCAAAGTGAAATCGACGAGTGGGGCACGTCTCGTCACTGTAGCAACGGAAGACGGCGTCGTTCGACGTCATGTCGACCAGGTGCGAAAACGTTCATCCGACACAGGTGCAAGCCGAGAAACAGCGACTCCAGAAGAACCGCCACCCGAGGGACAACACCGAACCACCCAGGATGCTCCGAAATGCGAAGCGGATGACCTTTCCGAAAGCCCTGTCCCCGAGTTACGTCGGTCCACAAGAATCAGAAAGCCCGTGGAACGCTACGGCTCCTAG
- the LOC142817842 gene encoding uncharacterized protein LOC142817842 isoform X1 codes for MAHQLPEFEDAKDKWQAYLVKVEAYFEANDVKDDAKKRALLVAALGTKTIEILNGKVAPKKPNALTYAEVVQTLNSYYDPVPNEISESFKFFHRCQQEGESVHAFIVAIRQMAQNCNFSTMLDRMIRDRIVCGVRSKNLQKQLLAKKDLNLQEAEALALAAESAERDSQGITSDKEQASLLKLSAQYESRAKTAGVQQCNCCGKQGHRTNACRLIQRRCFKCTRRGHLARMCAVNDKTSRMLAVTAQATETEDSDNSASQIWSLTTKRSLIPPIRKEFAWNGIQVTMDIDTGSPVCVIPKSIYETYCHQWPQLQKSELQLSCYLGRLPLLGAITMPVSYEGTTVQCTLTVLDCEGPSLCGRDLLKKLTDECIQVLNVYPQPSRSSQAQEVIPKLLQKNADLFTEGTGLMKGPPARLHIKTGSTPKFFKARKIPFALRDKVSKELDRLVSAGIISPVPHSEWATPIVPVLKKDGTVRICGDFKVTLNPVCEVEQYPLPVIDDIFANLRGGKKFSILDLRDAYNQVELDEDSRKLAVINTPKGLFCYNRLPFGIASAPAIFQRKIESVLQGLPGTQAYLDDVLIAESNNNENANLEAVLQRFREYGIKLRAEKCRFCESSVTYLGHRIDTEGLHPLEKNVDAIRLAPLPRNVAELRSFLGMVTFYNKFLPNLSTVLAPLYKLLEKGAKWVWHTKENSAFQKAKSALCSAPVLTYFDPQLELLLECDASPYGVGATLFHRINGEDRPIGFRSRTLTSAEMKYSQIEREALALVFGVTRFRDYLLGREFTLVTDHRPLLGLLRPDRQTSVMAAARIQRWALLLGAYKYKLICKPGSQMLISDALSRLPQSLQEPEAETENLTEMVLLIDQLDEPAVSHKELQALTEADAVLQEVCRNHELPKNPGAESASWYFAPGDAVYVRNYGVGDKWTPGKVKSTSGARLVTVATEDGVVRRHVDQVRKRSSDTGASRETATPEEPPPEGQHRTTQDAPKCEADDLSESPVPELRRSTRIRKPVERYGS; via the exons ATGGCACACCAGCTACCGGAATTCGAAGACGCAAAAGATAAGTGGCAGGCGTACTTGGTAAAGGTGGAGGCTTACTTTGAAGCTAATGATGTGAAGGACGATGCTAAGAAGAGGGCCCTGCTGGTAGCCGCGCTTGGAACAAAGACAATTGAAATCTTGAACGGGAAAGTAGCGCCGAAGAAACCTAATGCTCTGACCTACGCGGAAGTTGTGCAGACGTTAAACAGCTACTACGACCCAGTGCCGAATGAAATTTCAGAAAGTTTCAAATTCTTCCATCGCTGCCAGCAAGAAGGGGAGTCTGTGCATGCATTTATTGTGGCAATTCGACAGATGGCCCAGAATTGCAACTTTTCGACGATGCTGGACAGAATGATAAGGGACCGTATTGTGTGTGGAGTCAGGTCCAAGAATTTGCAAAAGCAGCTGCTAGCAAAGAAAGACCTTAATCTTCAAGAAGCCGAGGCCCTGGCCCTGGCCGCAGAAAGCGCCGAACGCGATTCGCAAGGTATTACTTCGGACAAAGAGCAAGCGAGTTTGCTCAAGTTGAGTGCTCAATATGAGTCGCGCGCGAAGACGGCGGGCGTACAACAATGCAATTGTTGTGGAAAGCAGGGTCACAGAACCAATGCTTGTCGCCTAATCCAGCGCAGATGCTTCAAATGTACACGGCGAGGGCATTTAGCCAGAATGTGCGCGGTGAACGACAAAACAAGCAGAATGCTAGCAGTGACAGCACAGGCGACAGAAACGGAAGACAGTGATAACAGTGCGTCGCAGATTTGGTCGTTGACCACTAAGCGCTCGCTCATACCCCCTATAAGAAAGGAATTCGCGTGGAACGGCATTCAAGTAACGATGGACATCGATACGGGCTCGCCTGTTTGCGTCATTCCTAAGAGCATCTACGAGACGTACTGTCATCAGTGGCCGCAGCTACAGAAGTCAGAACTACAGCTTTCATGCTATCTGGGCAGACTTCCGCTTCTCGGCGCAATAACAATGCCGGTTTCCTACGAAGGTACAACAGTGCAATGTACCTTGACTGTTTTAGACTGCGAGGGGCCCAGTCTTTGCGGTCGGGATCTGCTGAAAAAATTAACCGACGAATGTATCCAGGTTCTCAACGTGTATCCGCAGCCTTCAAGGTCAAGCCAAGCCCAGGAGGTCATTCCGAAGCTGCTCCAGAAAAACGCTGACCTTTTCACTGAGGGCACTGGTCTCATGAAAGGTCCGCCGGCCCGACTGCATATCAAGACCGGATCAACCCCCAAGTTTTTCAAGGCAAGAAAAATTCCTTTTGCACTTCGCGATAAAGTGTCAAAGGAGCTTGACAGATTAGTATCCGCTGGCATAATCTCTCCAGTTCCTCATTCCGAATGGGCGACGCCCATTGTTCCAGTTTTGAAGAAGGACGGAACGGTGCGCATATGCGGTGATTTCAAGGTGACTTTAAACCCAGTGTGCGAGGTTGAGCAGTACCCATTGCCTGTCATAGACGACATATTTGCAAATTTACGTGGAGGGAAGAAATTCAGTATATTGGACCTTCGCGATGCATACAACCAGGTCGAGCTAGATGAAGACTCGCGGAAACTAGCAGTGATAAATACACCGAAGGGGCTGTTCTGCTACAATAGATTGCCGTTTGGCATCGCGTCAGCTCCTGCGATATTCCAACGGAAGATTGAATCGGTGCTACAAGGGCTGCCAGGGACACAGGCATATCTGGATGATGTGCTGATAGCCGAGAGCAACAACAATGAAAATGCTAATCTGGAAGCAGTGTTGCAGCGATTCCGCGAGTACGGCATCAAGCTTCGTGCAGAAAAGTGCAGGTTTTGTGAATCGTCGGTGACGTATCTGGGACATCGTATTGATACCGAGGGACTACATCCGCTCGAAAAGAACGTCGACGCAATCAGACTGGCCCCGTTGCCACGAAATGTTGCTGAGTTGCGATCCTTTTTAGGAATGGTCACTTTTTACAATAAGTTTCTGCCAAATCTTTCCACTGTGCTTGCACCTTTGTATAAGCTTCTTGAAAAAGGCGCAAAATGGGTTTGGCACACGAAAGAAAACTCGGCATTTCAGAAGGCAAAGAGCGCTTTGTGTTCGGCCCCAGTGCTAACGTATTTTGATCCGCAGCTGGAGTTGCTGCTGGAATGCGACGCTTCCCCTTACGGTGTCGGTGCTACCCTGTTTCACCGTATAAATGGCGAAGACAGGCCAATTGGGTTCCGGTCACGAACGCTCACCTCAGCTGAAATGAAGTACTCTCAAATCGAGCGAGAAGCTTTAGCCTTAGTGTTTGGCGTGACACGGTTCCGCGATTACCTCTTGGGTCGGGAGTTCACGTTAGTAACAGATCACCGTCCTTTGCTGGGGCTACTGAGACCGGACCGTCAGACTTCTGTTATGGCTGCCGCACGCATTCAGCGATGGGCGCTTTTGCTCGGCGCGTATAAATACAAGCTTATTTGTAAACCCGGCAGTCAGATGTTAATCTCTGATGCCCTAAGCCGCTTACCACAATCCTTGCAGGAGCCGGAAGCAGAAACGGAAAACCTCACGGAAATGGTGCTTCTCATTGACCAGCTGGACGAGCCCGCGGTTTCGCACAAAGAACTTCAAGCACTCACAGAAGCGGACGCCGTTTTACAAGAAGTATGTAG GAACCACGAATTGCCGAAGAATCCAGGTGCTGAGTCTGCGAGTTGGTACTTCGCTCCTGGAGATGCCGTCTATGTGCGCAACTACGGTGTTGGGGACAAGTGGACGCCAGGCAAAGTGAAATCGACGAGTGGGGCACGTCTCGTCACTGTAGCAACGGAAGACGGCGTCGTTCGACGTCATGTCGACCAGGTGCGAAAACGTTCATCCGACACAGGTGCAAGCCGAGAAACAGCGACTCCAGAAGAACCGCCACCCGAGGGACAACACCGAACCACCCAGGATGCTCCGAAATGCGAAGCGGATGACCTTTCCGAAAGCCCTGTCCCCGAGTTACGTCGGTCCACAAGAATCAGAAAGCCCGTGGAACGCTACGGCTCCTAG